A region from the Planifilum fulgidum genome encodes:
- a CDS encoding GntR family transcriptional regulator codes for MSSEHKKYKQVKEAIKAAILEGKIAPHQKISSENELVREFQVSRHTVRQAIGELVSEGWLYRQQGRGTFCADRGKQNASRDNKTIAIITTYISDYIFPSIIRGAESYLSSKGYSVLLASTDNQIEQEARCLQNILSKQIEGMIVEPTKSAISNPNLSYYLNMELNRIPYVMINAYYPELSPLSITVNDELGGYLATEHLIQLGHRRIVGIFKRDDLQGVHRMKGFIRAHRAFQVPIQPGMIISFDTEEKFSKPKKVIRQMLSSKSGRPTAIFCYNDEIAVQLFDVIRDLNLKVPEDISIVGFDDSHLAEATEIKLTTVKHPKITMGEDAAKLILEMIESKKTMSDMESIVYTPELVVRKSTASVKH; via the coding sequence ATGTCATCTGAACACAAGAAATACAAGCAAGTGAAAGAGGCGATCAAGGCTGCCATTTTGGAAGGCAAAATTGCCCCTCATCAGAAGATTAGCTCGGAGAACGAATTGGTCCGGGAATTTCAAGTCAGCCGGCATACAGTCAGACAAGCGATCGGTGAATTGGTGAGCGAAGGGTGGCTGTACAGGCAACAGGGAAGAGGCACGTTTTGCGCCGATCGGGGAAAGCAAAATGCGTCCCGCGACAACAAGACCATTGCGATCATTACCACATATATCTCCGATTATATTTTCCCTTCCATCATCAGGGGGGCCGAATCGTATTTGAGCAGCAAAGGGTATTCGGTGTTGTTGGCCAGCACGGACAATCAAATTGAGCAAGAAGCCCGGTGCCTGCAAAACATTTTGTCAAAGCAGATCGAGGGAATGATTGTCGAGCCGACCAAAAGCGCCATTTCGAATCCCAATCTAAGCTATTACCTGAATATGGAACTGAATCGAATTCCTTATGTGATGATCAATGCCTACTATCCGGAGTTGTCGCCGTTAAGCATCACCGTAAATGACGAATTGGGAGGGTATCTGGCCACGGAGCATTTGATTCAATTGGGGCATCGCCGGATTGTAGGGATTTTCAAACGGGACGATTTGCAAGGCGTGCATCGGATGAAAGGATTTATCCGTGCGCACCGGGCGTTCCAAGTCCCCATCCAGCCCGGCATGATCATTTCCTTCGATACAGAGGAGAAGTTCAGCAAGCCGAAAAAGGTCATCCGCCAAATGCTGTCGTCGAAGAGCGGAAGGCCGACCGCCATTTTTTGTTATAACGACGAAATTGCGGTTCAACTTTTTGATGTCATTCGCGATTTGAATTTGAAGGTTCCGGAAGACATTTCAATCGTCGGTTTTGATGACTCCCATCTGGCCGAAGCGACCGAAATCAAACTGACAACCGTCAAGCATCCCAAAATCACCATGGGGGAAGATGCGGCGAAACTGATCCTCGAGATGATCGAGTCGAAGAAGACGATGTCTGACATGGAGTCGATTGTCTACACGCCGGAATTGGTGGTCCGAAAATCGACGGCCTCCGTCAAGCATTGA
- a CDS encoding ribulokinase gives MGRNYSIGVDFGTESARAVLVDLESGEVVASHVKDYAHGVIDEELPGLGVKLDKDWALQNPNDYVEAFVIAVKEMLRKAEGVSPDEIVGIGIDFTSCTMLPVKRDGTPLCNLPSLRKHPHSWVKLWKHHAAQKEADRLNEAASRLEDSFLPRYGGKISSEWLIPKIWQILNEAPEIYDEADRFIEAADWIVWQLTGRETRNMCTAGYKALWHKQKGFPDRSFFRSLDPRLENLVDEKLSRDLLPLGSKAGELTGEMAEKTGLRPGIAVAVANVDAHVSAPAAGVVRPGTMLMIMGTSTCNILLGDEEKWVPGICGVVEDGVIPGYYGYEAGQSAVGDIFAWFVKNGVPPAYHREAKEKGLSLHELLEQKAERMGAGESGLLALDWLNGNRSVLVDADLTGLILGLSLDTKPEEIYRAWIEATAFGQRMIMDTFIEHGIPVDRLVACGGLPYKNRMLMQIYADVLNREVSVAAHLHTPAVGSAMFGAVAGGAFGSIVEASEKLAKLKPERFRPNQRNAQIYERLYQEYRRLHDLFGRGGNDVMKLLKQLKRERGVPIAP, from the coding sequence ATGGGCCGCAACTATTCCATCGGTGTTGATTTCGGGACGGAATCGGCGCGGGCTGTGTTGGTTGATTTGGAAAGCGGGGAAGTGGTGGCTTCCCATGTGAAGGATTATGCCCATGGGGTCATCGATGAGGAACTTCCCGGCTTGGGCGTCAAGTTGGATAAGGATTGGGCGTTGCAGAATCCGAACGATTATGTTGAAGCGTTTGTAATCGCTGTCAAAGAGATGCTGAGGAAAGCGGAGGGTGTATCCCCGGACGAAATTGTCGGGATCGGGATCGATTTTACTTCTTGCACCATGCTGCCGGTAAAAAGGGATGGCACGCCTTTATGCAACCTTCCTTCCTTGCGCAAGCATCCGCACAGTTGGGTGAAGCTTTGGAAGCATCACGCCGCCCAAAAGGAGGCGGACCGATTAAATGAGGCGGCGAGCCGGTTGGAGGATTCCTTTTTGCCCCGTTACGGAGGGAAAATATCATCGGAATGGTTGATTCCGAAGATTTGGCAAATTTTGAACGAAGCTCCCGAGATTTATGATGAGGCGGACCGTTTCATCGAAGCCGCCGATTGGATCGTCTGGCAATTGACGGGCCGGGAGACGCGAAACATGTGTACGGCCGGGTACAAGGCATTATGGCATAAACAGAAGGGATTTCCCGACCGCTCTTTTTTCCGCAGCCTGGATCCCCGTTTGGAAAATCTCGTGGACGAGAAGCTTTCCCGCGACCTGCTGCCGCTAGGCAGCAAGGCGGGAGAGTTGACCGGGGAAATGGCGGAGAAAACCGGTCTCCGGCCGGGTATCGCCGTAGCCGTGGCCAATGTGGATGCGCATGTTTCGGCTCCGGCCGCCGGTGTGGTGCGACCCGGCACGATGTTAATGATCATGGGCACTTCCACTTGCAATATCCTGCTCGGCGATGAGGAAAAATGGGTGCCGGGAATATGCGGCGTTGTGGAGGACGGGGTTATTCCGGGCTATTACGGCTATGAAGCGGGTCAGTCGGCGGTCGGGGACATCTTCGCGTGGTTTGTGAAAAACGGGGTTCCGCCGGCTTATCATCGGGAGGCCAAGGAAAAGGGTTTGTCTCTTCACGAGTTGTTGGAGCAGAAGGCGGAGCGGATGGGAGCGGGTGAGAGCGGTCTTCTGGCCCTCGATTGGTTGAACGGAAACCGTTCTGTCCTCGTGGATGCGGATTTGACGGGACTCATACTGGGGCTTTCGTTGGATACGAAGCCGGAGGAGATTTACCGGGCGTGGATCGAGGCGACGGCTTTCGGTCAACGGATGATTATGGACACCTTCATCGAACACGGAATTCCCGTCGACCGGCTGGTGGCCTGCGGCGGTTTGCCTTACAAGAATCGGATGCTCATGCAAATTTACGCCGACGTTTTGAACAGGGAGGTTTCGGTGGCCGCCCATTTGCACACGCCTGCGGTGGGTTCGGCGATGTTCGGGGCGGTTGCGGGGGGCGCGTTCGGAAGTATTGTCGAAGCGTCGGAAAAACTGGCCAAGCTCAAGCCCGAACGGTTTCGGCCGAATCAAAGGAACGCGCAGATTTACGAACGGCTGTATCAGGAATACCGACGCCTTCATGATCTGTTCGGAAGGGGCGGAAATGACGTGATGAAGCTGTTGAAACAACTGAAGCGGGAAAGAGGTGTTCCCATAGCGCCGTGA
- the araD gene encoding L-ribulose-5-phosphate 4-epimerase: MFEELKRRVWEANLQLPKHELVTFTWGNVSEIDRERGIVAIKPSGVPYEELKVDDIVLVDLEGRVLEGNLKPSSDTPTHLVLYRAFPSIGGIVHTHSPWATSWAQAGLPIPALGTTHADYYYGEIPCTRKMTESEIRGEYERETGNVIVETFRERDPSRVLGVLVNQHGPFCWGKDAQEAVYHAVVLEEVAKMAYHTVVLNPEIDAISQPLLDRHFFRKHGSSAYYGQTSKSKTS; the protein is encoded by the coding sequence TTGTTCGAAGAGTTGAAACGAAGGGTATGGGAGGCCAATCTGCAGCTTCCGAAACATGAATTGGTTACATTTACGTGGGGAAATGTGAGCGAAATCGACAGAGAGCGCGGGATTGTGGCCATCAAGCCGAGCGGTGTGCCGTATGAAGAACTGAAGGTCGACGACATTGTCCTCGTCGACTTGGAGGGCCGCGTCCTGGAAGGGAACTTGAAACCGTCCTCCGATACCCCGACCCATTTGGTTTTGTACAGGGCTTTTCCGTCCATCGGCGGGATCGTTCACACCCATTCACCCTGGGCGACCAGCTGGGCTCAGGCCGGCCTGCCGATCCCGGCGTTGGGAACGACTCACGCCGATTACTATTACGGGGAAATTCCCTGCACGAGAAAAATGACGGAGTCTGAAATTCGGGGTGAATACGAACGGGAGACCGGAAATGTCATCGTCGAGACATTTCGGGAAAGGGATCCGTCGCGTGTCCTTGGCGTCCTGGTCAATCAGCACGGCCCCTTTTGTTGGGGAAAAGACGCACAGGAAGCGGTTTATCATGCGGTCGTCCTCGAAGAGGTGGCGAAAATGGCCTATCATACGGTTGTTCTCAACCCCGAAATCGACGCGATCAGCCAACCCTTGCTCGACCGGCATTTTTTCCGGAAGCACGGTTCAAGCGCATACTACGGCCAAACTTCAAAGAGTAAGACTTCATGA
- a CDS encoding ABC transporter substrate-binding protein, whose protein sequence is MRKRVGLLSIIALLWTALFAGCSSAAETSSDGKTTLTLWTFASQHVEFYEEMAKEWNRRHPDKPIDLQIEMYPYNEMHNKLLLSLYSKVGAPDIADIEIGKFANYLKGEPQLVPLNDIVDPVKDRIVQSRIDIYSKDGTVYGIGFHVGATVIFYNKEILDQAGVDPDQIKTWNDFVAAGKKVKSKTGKPMITIDVTEFFAFWPLIIQQGSDYLDENGEVILDNKINVETLTFLHDLIYKHQIAIPTPGGGHHAEEYYGFMNRGGAASVIMPMWYMGRFTDFMPDLKGKMIIRPLPAWEEGGLRSAGMGGTGTVVTNQSKHPELAKEFLSFAKLSKEGNIKIWEILGFDPIRWDVWDEPEMKADNKYTEYFGKGIFDTLLEVKDEINSPNLGEKTPLVNGVVGSNVLYHAIKTRDKTPAEALREAAARLRQ, encoded by the coding sequence GTGAGGAAAAGAGTGGGACTTCTCTCGATCATCGCGCTTTTATGGACCGCGTTGTTTGCAGGCTGCTCCAGTGCCGCCGAAACCTCTTCCGATGGGAAAACCACACTCACCCTCTGGACGTTCGCCAGTCAGCACGTCGAGTTTTACGAGGAAATGGCCAAGGAGTGGAACAGACGACATCCGGACAAACCAATCGACCTTCAGATTGAAATGTATCCCTACAACGAAATGCATAATAAACTGTTGCTGTCTCTCTACTCCAAGGTAGGGGCGCCTGATATCGCGGATATAGAGATCGGAAAATTTGCAAACTATCTCAAGGGGGAGCCGCAGCTTGTACCGCTGAATGATATCGTGGATCCGGTGAAAGATCGGATTGTTCAATCGAGAATCGACATTTACAGCAAAGATGGAACGGTTTACGGCATCGGCTTTCACGTGGGTGCCACCGTCATTTTTTACAACAAGGAAATCCTGGATCAGGCGGGAGTGGATCCGGATCAAATCAAGACCTGGAATGATTTTGTCGCCGCCGGAAAGAAAGTGAAGAGCAAAACCGGGAAACCGATGATAACCATTGATGTGACCGAATTTTTCGCTTTTTGGCCTCTCATTATTCAGCAAGGATCCGATTATCTCGATGAAAACGGCGAAGTCATACTGGACAACAAAATCAATGTCGAAACGCTGACATTTCTGCACGATCTGATCTACAAGCATCAAATTGCGATTCCTACGCCGGGCGGAGGGCATCATGCGGAGGAGTACTATGGTTTTATGAATCGAGGGGGCGCCGCCTCCGTGATCATGCCCATGTGGTACATGGGTCGATTCACGGACTTTATGCCCGATCTGAAGGGAAAAATGATCATTCGTCCGTTGCCCGCATGGGAAGAAGGGGGATTGCGGTCAGCCGGCATGGGGGGGACGGGCACCGTTGTGACGAACCAATCCAAGCACCCCGAACTGGCAAAGGAATTTCTCAGCTTTGCCAAATTGTCGAAAGAAGGAAATATCAAAATTTGGGAAATCCTCGGTTTCGACCCGATCCGGTGGGATGTGTGGGATGAGCCGGAAATGAAAGCTGACAACAAGTATACGGAATACTTCGGCAAGGGGATTTTCGACACGTTGTTGGAAGTCAAAGATGAAATCAATTCTCCCAACCTCGGAGAGAAAACGCCGTTAGTGAACGGGGTCGTGGGTAGCAATGTGCTCTATCATGCGATCAAAACGAGAGACAAAACGCCTGCCGAAGCGTTAAGAGAAGCTGCGGCGCGGCTGAGGCAGTGA
- a CDS encoding carbohydrate ABC transporter permease translates to MERASVSRPSRFSLKFRGGKRRNNVLFSQKYAPYIMVAPFVLSFLLFFLYPIINTVIMSFQEIYPGQRNFVGLENYAKLLNPQFYTAVFNTAVYTLWTLIILIPVPLVLAVILNSKLTPLRSVFRSALFIPALTSVIVAGVVFRLIFGESESSLANEVMALLGFSPKQWMMHWNTGMFLMVLLASWRWMGVNVLYFLAGLQNIPKELYEAAEIDGAGPLMKFFRITLPLLKPVTVYVLTISIYGGFRMFEESFVYWQNHSPGDIGLTITGYLYMQGFENFDLGFGAAIGLVLLLIVLTLNFIQLKFFGVFSKEDG, encoded by the coding sequence ATGGAACGCGCATCCGTTTCAAGGCCCTCTCGGTTTTCCCTGAAATTCAGGGGCGGAAAGCGGAGAAACAATGTCCTTTTTTCCCAAAAGTACGCTCCTTACATCATGGTCGCCCCGTTTGTCCTCTCCTTTCTTCTGTTTTTCCTGTATCCGATCATCAACACCGTGATAATGAGCTTTCAGGAGATTTATCCTGGGCAAAGAAACTTTGTCGGTCTGGAAAACTACGCCAAATTGCTCAATCCGCAATTTTACACCGCCGTGTTCAACACCGCCGTCTACACCCTGTGGACGCTGATCATATTGATCCCCGTTCCGCTTGTTTTGGCTGTCATCCTCAATTCCAAGTTGACGCCGCTGAGAAGCGTGTTCAGATCGGCCTTGTTCATTCCGGCCCTTACCTCCGTGATTGTGGCCGGGGTCGTCTTTCGTTTGATTTTCGGTGAATCGGAATCTTCGCTGGCCAATGAAGTGATGGCTTTACTGGGCTTTTCACCCAAGCAGTGGATGATGCACTGGAACACCGGCATGTTTCTCATGGTCTTGCTCGCTTCATGGCGGTGGATGGGAGTCAACGTTCTGTATTTTTTGGCCGGTCTGCAGAACATCCCAAAGGAACTGTACGAAGCCGCCGAAATTGACGGAGCCGGCCCGCTCATGAAGTTCTTCCGCATCACGCTGCCCCTGTTAAAACCGGTCACGGTCTACGTTCTCACCATCAGCATATATGGCGGGTTTCGGATGTTCGAAGAGAGTTTCGTCTATTGGCAGAACCACTCGCCGGGGGATATCGGCCTTACCATTACGGGTTACCTCTACATGCAGGGATTTGAAAATTTCGATCTGGGCTTCGGTGCGGCGATTGGCTTGGTCCTGCTGCTGATCGTACTCACCCTCAATTTCATCCAGCTAAAATTTTTCGGCGTGTTCAGCAAGGAGGACGGATGA
- a CDS encoding carbohydrate ABC transporter permease, protein MFRIFAAILLTGLSFVALFPFVALLLASFKSASELMRFGLNLRLDFDVLSLKNYLYLFTEQGKIYWTWYKNSLLITLLFTAVSLFFSSLVGYALAVYNFKGKNTVLFLVLFLMMIPLEILMLPLFEEMIAFRLVDTYWGVIVPFAVSPFAVFFFRQYAVSLPRELLDAARIDGCSEFGIYLRIMSPLMIPAFGAMGILQALHSWNNFLWPLVVLRTDEMFTLPIGLAGLLTPYGNNYDVLISGAVLTVVPIIILFFLFQRYFISGLTIGAVKE, encoded by the coding sequence ATGTTCAGGATTTTTGCAGCGATTCTTTTGACGGGTCTCAGTTTCGTCGCGCTGTTTCCGTTTGTGGCCTTGTTGTTGGCCTCCTTTAAATCCGCGAGTGAATTGATGCGTTTCGGATTGAATCTCCGGCTGGATTTCGACGTATTGAGTCTGAAAAACTATCTCTATCTCTTCACGGAACAAGGGAAAATCTATTGGACATGGTACAAAAACAGTTTGCTGATCACTCTTTTGTTCACGGCGGTATCCCTGTTTTTCTCTTCTCTGGTCGGATATGCCCTGGCTGTATATAACTTCAAAGGAAAAAACACCGTTCTCTTTTTGGTGCTGTTTCTGATGATGATTCCGCTGGAGATTCTGATGCTCCCGCTGTTTGAGGAGATGATCGCATTCCGGCTCGTCGATACGTATTGGGGTGTCATCGTTCCCTTCGCCGTTTCTCCCTTCGCGGTGTTCTTTTTCCGGCAATACGCCGTCAGTCTGCCGAGGGAATTGCTGGATGCGGCGCGGATCGACGGCTGCTCGGAATTCGGAATCTACCTCCGAATCATGAGTCCCTTGATGATCCCGGCTTTTGGAGCCATGGGAATTTTGCAGGCATTGCACAGTTGGAATAATTTCCTCTGGCCGCTGGTCGTTCTCCGCACGGACGAGATGTTTACGCTTCCCATCGGCCTCGCCGGGTTGTTGACCCCTTACGGAAACAACTACGATGTTTTGATTTCCGGCGCCGTTCTAACCGTGGTTCCCATCATCATTCTGTTCTTCCTGTTCCAACGGTATTTTATTTCCGGGCTCACCATCGGGGCGGTCAAGGAATAA